GCAATCTATCAACATGGCTAGGACAAAACAAACTGCGAGAAAATCAACTGGTGGAAAGGCACCTAGGAAGCAGCTTGCGACCAAGGCTGCAcgtaagtcggctcctgctactGGTGGGGTAaaaaaaccacacagatacaggccCGGAACCGTAGCCCTGAGAGAGATTCGTCGTTATCAAAAGAGTACcgaactcttaataaggaaattgcccttccagagacttgtgcgagagattgcccaggatttcaaaactgacttgagGTTCCAGAGTTCGGCTGTGATGGCCCTACAAGAAGCCAGTGAGGCGTATCTAGTTGGACTTTTTGAAGATACCAACTTGTGTGCCATTCACGCCAAGAGGGTGACCATCATGCCAAAAGATATTCAACTTGCCCGTCGTATCCGTGGCGAGAGAGCTTAAGTACCCTAATTTCTATGCAATTGCATCTTAACCAACGGCCCTTTTAAGGGCCACTAGATGGTTTAAACAAACACGCAAAATAGCGTTAAACAGCCTAGTGTTCCGTGACAAAAAAGGTATGAGTCAAGGGCCTGTTAGATCCGAAACATCTAATGAAAAGGAAACACGTCAAAATGCCAATTTAGGCCAgcctaataaatccaaaaatacccaaaaaatgaATAGCTCCCAATGGGACCCAACAAGCCTATGAAAATGCTTTTGATGGAATGTCATGAAAAAGACGGAGGCCCCGTTTTCTAATTCTCTTTGACTATTACGTCGATAATATATTACTTTGTATACAACAAGCAAATTGAGCGTTGCCTTTGAAACAGGggacttttgtttttttcgtattagggtTTAATATGGGTTCTTGTTTACCTGAAATTTCGCAAATCAAAGCCAGGAACAGTAAAAGCAATTTGAGAGCAGAGCATTTAGAATAAGGTGGTAGCCCTTAAAAGGGCTGTTTGGGAGGGCCCGGCTGATTGGGCGCTAATAGACAGGGAAAACACCTCTTATTTGGAGCTTGTGTATTTTGTTACAGCTTTAGTGCCTTCACTAACAGCATGCTTGGCAAGTTCTCCGGGTAGGAGCAGCCTCACAGCAGTTTGAACCTCTCTGCTAGTGATGGTGGACCTCTTGTTGTAGTGAGCTAGACGAGAGGCTTCCGCAGCAATCCTTTCAAAGATATCGTTGACAAAGCTATTCATGATGCTCATTGCCTTGCTAGAAACACCAGTGTCGGGATGCACTTGCTTGAGAACTTTGTAAATGTAAATGGCGTAGCTTTCCTTCCTCTTTCGTTTCCTTTTCTTATCAGTTTTACTAATGTTTTTCTGCGCCTTACCAGCTTTCTTTGCTGCTTTTCCTGAAGTTTTTGGAGCCATTGTTAATAGATTCTTTAACAGAATCCAATAATCAAATGAATAGCGTTTCCAAAACTCGACCCGTTTATATACCAACTACAGTTCGCGCGCAATTCTTTTCTCAGAGGAACTCAGTTCGCTGGCTGGAGTATAAATTGTTTGCGCATTCAAAAACAgacatcattttcaatttgttcgtGTTTAAAGAATCTCAAGGAATTTCGTAACCTAGAAACCATGTCAGGAAGAGGAAAGGGTGGAAAAGTGAAGGGAAAGGCAAAGTCCCGTTCAAACAGGGCAGGTCTCCAATTCCCAGTGGGAAGGATCCACCGTCTTCTGAGAAAGGGCAACTATGCGGAGCGAGTTGGTGCAGGCGCACCCGTTTACCTTGCAGCGGTGATGGAGTATTTGGCTGCCGAGGTCCTTGAGCTTGCTGGTAATGCTGCAcgagataacaaaaaaactcgTATCATTCCTCGTCACCTTCAGCTTGCCATTAGAAACGATGAAGAACTCAACAAGCTTCTGTCGGGGGTCACCATTGCCCAAGGAGGCGTTTTGCCCAATATTCAAGCAGTCCTTCTACCAAAGAAGACTGAAAAACCGGCAAAGGCTTAAATGAATCTAATTTTTAGCTCCAGGCCCAACCCCCAAATTAACCAACAGCCCTTTTAAGGGCTACAAATTAATTGAATT
The sequence above is drawn from the Artemia franciscana unplaced genomic scaffold, ASM3288406v1 PGA_scaffold_1180, whole genome shotgun sequence genome and encodes:
- the LOC136041217 gene encoding histone H2B; protein product: MAPKTSGKAAKKAGKAQKNISKTDKKRKRKRKESYAIYIYKVLKQVHPDTGVSSKAMSIMNSFVNDIFERIAAEASRLAHYNKRSTITSREVQTAVRLLLPGELAKHAVSEGTKAVTKYTSSK
- the LOC136041258 gene encoding histone H2A, whose protein sequence is MSGRGKGGKVKGKAKSRSNRAGLQFPVGRIHRLLRKGNYAERVGAGAPVYLAAVMEYLAAEVLELAGNAARDNKKTRIIPRHLQLAIRNDEELNKLLSGVTIAQGGVLPNIQAVLLPKKTEKPAKA
- the LOC136041213 gene encoding histone H3, with amino-acid sequence MARTKQTARKSTGGKAPRKQLATKAARKSAPATGGVKKPHRYRPGTVALREIRRYQKSTELLIRKLPFQRLVREIAQDFKTDLRFQSSAVMALQEASEAYLVGLFEDTNLCAIHAKRVTIMPKDIQLARRIRGERA